The following coding sequences are from one Comamonas koreensis window:
- a CDS encoding Dyp-type peroxidase: MTALNQPGILLALPAASRYQLWKLSGDAPAVRAALARLQQWADGEQAVVCIGQPVADLLGVQVPGLRNFPAINGPQGPLALTPHALCLWLRGNDQGDLLRLSREAAALLAPAFSREKVVDCFRHGWNGKDAVRDLTGYEDGTENPQDDDAVHAAIADGMGPGLDGGSYFAVQQWLHDMDAFARMSALQKDHMIGRRLSDNEELDDAPESAHVKRTAQESFEPEAFILRRNMPWWKVQPDGSDAVGAIFAGFGRSFEAFEAQMRRMAGEEDGIADGLFQMSNPVTNAYYWCPPMRDGRIDLRALGL; this comes from the coding sequence ATGACCGCTTTGAACCAACCCGGAATCCTGCTGGCGCTGCCAGCTGCCAGCCGCTACCAACTCTGGAAACTCTCGGGCGACGCCCCGGCCGTGCGCGCCGCGCTGGCGCGCCTGCAGCAATGGGCCGATGGCGAGCAGGCTGTCGTCTGCATTGGCCAGCCGGTGGCCGATCTGCTGGGCGTGCAGGTGCCGGGCCTGCGCAATTTTCCGGCCATCAACGGGCCCCAAGGCCCGCTGGCGCTGACGCCCCATGCGCTGTGCCTGTGGCTGCGCGGCAATGACCAGGGCGATCTGCTGCGTCTGTCGCGCGAGGCCGCTGCGCTGCTGGCGCCGGCCTTCAGCCGCGAGAAGGTGGTCGATTGCTTCCGCCATGGGTGGAACGGCAAGGACGCGGTGCGCGATCTGACCGGCTATGAAGACGGCACCGAAAACCCCCAGGACGATGACGCCGTGCATGCCGCCATTGCCGATGGCATGGGCCCGGGGCTGGATGGCGGCAGCTACTTTGCCGTGCAGCAGTGGCTGCATGACATGGACGCCTTTGCCCGCATGAGCGCCTTGCAAAAGGACCACATGATTGGCCGCCGCCTGAGCGACAACGAGGAGCTGGACGACGCGCCCGAGTCGGCCCACGTCAAGCGCACTGCGCAGGAGAGCTTCGAGCCCGAAGCCTTTATCCTGCGCCGCAATATGCCCTGGTGGAAGGTGCAGCCCGATGGCAGCGACGCCGTGGGCGCCATCTTTGCCGGTTTTGGCCGCAGCTTTGAGGCCTTTGAGGCGCAGATGCGCCGCATGGCGGGCGAGGAAGACGGCATTGCCGACGGCCTGTTCCAGATGTCCAACCCGGTCACCAATGCCTACTACTGGTGCCCGCCGATGCGGGACGGGCGCATTGATCTGCGCGCGCTGGGTTTGTAA
- a CDS encoding DUF2269 family protein, with protein MNTYLLLKTLHILSSVLMVGTGFGSAFYMFFANRSGNVAAQAVVSRLVVRADWWFTTPAVIIQPISGWALMAMAGWPWHTPWLLLSMALYVLAGLCWLPVVAMQIRMAHMAAQADAQGLPLPDAYRRLAGRWEALGYPAFVAMLGVYYLMVNKPTLWN; from the coding sequence ATGAACACCTATTTGCTGCTCAAAACCCTGCATATCCTGTCGAGCGTGCTGATGGTCGGCACCGGCTTTGGCTCGGCGTTCTATATGTTCTTTGCCAACCGCAGCGGCAATGTAGCGGCCCAGGCCGTGGTCAGCCGCCTGGTGGTGCGGGCCGACTGGTGGTTCACGACGCCAGCGGTCATCATCCAGCCGATCAGCGGCTGGGCGCTGATGGCGATGGCCGGCTGGCCCTGGCACACGCCCTGGCTGCTCTTGTCGATGGCACTGTATGTGCTAGCAGGCCTGTGCTGGTTGCCAGTGGTGGCCATGCAGATCCGCATGGCCCACATGGCCGCCCAGGCCGATGCCCAGGGCCTGCCGCTGCCCGACGCCTACCGGCGCCTGGCCGGGCGCTGGGAAGCGCTGGGCTACCCGGCCTTTGTGGCGATGCTGGGCGTGTACTACCTGATGGTCAACAAACCCACGCTTTGGAACTAG
- a CDS encoding GlxA family transcriptional regulator encodes MSPSRTTAAHSAQPGHHVICIAYPRAMSLDITGPMQVFATANDVRQRQGLPAFYQLVFAGLEAGPVTLSCGLQTIATEGLGQLRPGANSTVLVPGGDGVVDVQHHSGLRQWLQRTAPQVQRLGSVCSGALILARAGLLDGLPATTHWCRLAELAAMERPIQVDGDRLHTFDASHPQQRHIFTSAGVTSGIDLALSLVEADLGRSMALAVARHLVMFVRRPGGQAQFSPLLAAETTQAPRLAGLLEWIPGHLGERLGVEQLAAQACLPPRTLARVFQQELGTTPARYVERVRLQAATTLLSQRQASVSTVAQLCGFGHPENLRRSFHKTLAVSPQAFAERFGVG; translated from the coding sequence ATGTCTCCATCCCGCACCACCGCCGCCCACAGCGCCCAGCCCGGCCACCACGTCATCTGCATTGCCTACCCGCGCGCGATGAGCCTGGACATCACCGGGCCCATGCAGGTGTTTGCCACCGCCAACGATGTGCGCCAGCGCCAGGGCCTGCCTGCCTTCTACCAGTTGGTCTTTGCCGGGCTGGAGGCCGGGCCGGTGACCTTGTCCTGCGGTTTGCAGACCATCGCCACCGAGGGCCTGGGCCAGCTGCGCCCGGGCGCCAACAGCACGGTGCTGGTGCCGGGGGGCGATGGCGTGGTCGATGTGCAGCACCACAGCGGCCTGCGCCAATGGCTGCAGCGCACGGCGCCCCAGGTGCAGCGCCTGGGCTCGGTCTGCTCGGGTGCGTTGATCCTGGCGCGCGCCGGCCTGCTCGATGGCCTGCCTGCCACCACCCACTGGTGCCGCCTGGCCGAGCTCGCGGCGATGGAGCGCCCCATCCAGGTCGATGGCGACCGGCTGCACACCTTTGATGCCAGCCATCCGCAGCAGCGCCATATCTTCACATCGGCGGGGGTGACCTCGGGCATCGACCTGGCGCTGAGCCTCGTCGAAGCCGACCTGGGCCGCAGCATGGCGCTGGCCGTCGCCCGCCACTTGGTAATGTTTGTGCGCCGGCCCGGCGGCCAGGCGCAGTTCAGCCCACTGCTGGCAGCCGAGACCACGCAGGCGCCGCGCCTGGCTGGCCTGCTTGAATGGATTCCCGGCCACCTGGGCGAGCGCCTGGGTGTGGAGCAGCTGGCCGCGCAGGCCTGCCTGCCGCCGCGCACCTTGGCGCGGGTGTTCCAGCAAGAGCTGGGCACCACGCCGGCCCGCTATGTGGAACGCGTGCGGCTGCAGGCCGCCACCACCTTGCTCAGCCAGCGTCAGGCCTCCGTCTCCACGGTGGCGCAGCTGTGCGGCTTTGGCCACCCGGAAAACCTGCGCCGCAGCTTTCACAAGACCTTGGCCGTCAGCCCCCAGGCCTTTGCCGAGCGCTTTGGCGTGGGTTAA
- a CDS encoding NAD-dependent epimerase/dehydratase family protein has translation MHTPNAPQPTVLLCGGQGFIGQALARHLRALGLRVIAASRRSQPPLQFGKMQQPSDWLPYLQGVDMVINAVGSLRDQPGPNGASLQALHQTSPQALFDACAQAGVRRVMQLSALGVESNDTDYARTKRAADAHLLALTAQGQLEGIVVRPSIVIGAQGASTQLFMRLALLPVLVLPAVMQQRLMQPVAVDELAEVMVRLLQSPTTGVVLLGGPQRLSMAQMITSLRQQAGRSKALQLRLPGWATQASARLGDAVPTSPWCSVSLQLASLDNCCDPAPMAQWLGRAPTDPAQMLALIRNPAAHPSPESRA, from the coding sequence ATGCATACCCCCAATGCTCCCCAACCCACCGTCCTGCTCTGCGGCGGCCAGGGCTTTATCGGCCAGGCGCTGGCGCGCCATCTGCGCGCCCTGGGCCTGCGGGTTATCGCAGCCAGCAGGCGCTCGCAGCCGCCGCTGCAGTTTGGCAAGATGCAGCAGCCGTCCGATTGGCTGCCCTATCTGCAAGGCGTGGACATGGTCATCAACGCGGTGGGCAGCCTGCGCGACCAGCCCGGGCCCAACGGCGCATCCTTGCAGGCGCTGCACCAGACCAGCCCGCAAGCGCTGTTCGATGCCTGCGCCCAGGCGGGCGTGCGGCGCGTGATGCAGCTCTCGGCCCTGGGGGTGGAGAGCAACGACACCGATTACGCCCGCACCAAGCGTGCGGCCGATGCCCATTTGCTGGCGCTGACCGCGCAGGGCCAGCTCGAAGGCATCGTCGTGCGGCCCAGCATCGTCATCGGCGCGCAAGGCGCCAGCACCCAGCTGTTCATGCGCCTGGCGCTGCTGCCGGTGCTGGTGCTGCCAGCGGTGATGCAGCAGCGCCTGATGCAGCCGGTCGCCGTTGACGAGTTGGCCGAGGTGATGGTGCGGCTGCTGCAATCGCCCACCACCGGCGTTGTGCTGCTGGGCGGGCCCCAGCGCCTCAGCATGGCGCAGATGATTACCAGCCTGCGCCAGCAAGCGGGCCGCAGCAAGGCGCTGCAGCTGCGCCTGCCCGGCTGGGCCACCCAGGCCAGTGCACGCCTGGGCGATGCAGTACCCACCAGCCCCTGGTGCAGTGTCTCACTGCAACTGGCATCGCTGGACAACTGCTGCGACCCCGCGCCAATGGCCCAGTGGCTGGGGCGTGCGCCCACCGATCCGGCGCAGATGCTGGCCCTGATCCGCAACCCGGCAGCCCACCCATCGCCCGAAAGCCGCGCATGA
- a CDS encoding MFS transporter, with translation MLLQRHPQLLTLSIAQALYWSCSIIGIALTGLVGQQLAPWPVLATVPLTLLVAGNLLSIGPLARWMQRHGRARGLQGGALLGVAAGLLAAWAVVQASFGLFCLAMLLLGGYQASAGFYRFTALDGMPAEHSGRAAAWVLAGGMAAALLAPSLAIHTAGALATPLAGAYLAIAVLALLACALLQCLPPRLHLPMQAKAAGQPAISRRQLWQRPALRQAIVLSACGHGLMVLVMNATPLAMHGAGHSLASSTQVIQWHVLGMFAPSLFAGRAVDRFGARRLAWLGAALLAASAGVALIGTEFVPFLLSSLLLGAGWNLMILAGTSLLNQACSPEERPQAQPMMEWSNNGSAALMSLSCGVLIQTLGWQAVNVAMLLTLALLAWQGSRSAWAARARA, from the coding sequence ATGCTGCTCCAACGCCATCCCCAACTGCTCACCCTCAGCATCGCGCAAGCGCTGTACTGGTCCTGCTCCATCATCGGCATTGCGCTCACGGGCCTCGTGGGCCAGCAGCTGGCGCCCTGGCCGGTGCTGGCCACGGTGCCGCTGACCTTGCTGGTGGCGGGCAATCTGCTGTCGATTGGCCCACTGGCCCGCTGGATGCAGCGGCATGGCCGCGCCCGGGGCCTGCAGGGTGGCGCACTGCTGGGGGTCGCAGCGGGGCTGCTGGCGGCCTGGGCGGTGGTGCAGGCGAGCTTTGGGCTGTTTTGCCTGGCAATGCTGCTGCTGGGTGGCTACCAGGCCTCGGCCGGTTTTTACCGTTTCACCGCGCTGGACGGCATGCCGGCCGAGCACAGCGGCCGTGCCGCAGCCTGGGTGCTGGCAGGGGGCATGGCGGCCGCCCTGCTCGCCCCCAGCCTGGCCATCCACACCGCAGGCGCCCTGGCCACACCGCTGGCCGGCGCCTACCTGGCGATTGCCGTGCTGGCCTTGCTGGCCTGCGCGCTGCTGCAATGCCTGCCGCCACGCCTGCACCTGCCGATGCAGGCCAAGGCTGCTGGCCAGCCCGCCATCTCGCGGCGCCAGTTGTGGCAGCGCCCTGCGCTGCGCCAGGCCATTGTGCTGAGCGCCTGCGGCCATGGGCTGATGGTGCTGGTGATGAACGCTACCCCGCTGGCCATGCATGGCGCGGGCCACTCGCTGGCCAGCTCCACCCAGGTGATCCAGTGGCATGTGCTGGGCATGTTTGCGCCGTCCTTGTTTGCGGGCCGCGCGGTGGACCGCTTTGGCGCGCGGCGCCTGGCCTGGCTGGGCGCGGCGCTGCTGGCCGCCAGCGCAGGCGTGGCGCTGATCGGCACGGAATTTGTACCGTTCTTGCTCAGCTCCTTGCTGCTGGGCGCCGGCTGGAACCTGATGATCCTCGCCGGCACCAGCTTGCTGAACCAGGCCTGCAGCCCCGAGGAGCGCCCCCAGGCCCAGCCGATGATGGAGTGGAGCAACAACGGCAGCGCCGCACTGATGTCGCTCAGCTGCGGCGTGCTGATCCAGACCCTGGGCTGGCAGGCCGTGAATGTGGCAATGCTATTGACCCTGGCGCTGCTGGCCTGGCAAGGCAGCCGCTCGGCCTGGGCGGCGCGGGCGCGGGCCTAG
- a CDS encoding DoxX-like family protein: protein MTTPPRAQPMQQPLQLLRLSLVAVWLWTAAASWLQWQGDSTALLVAGGIADPRLQAWLIGGGAALDLLLGLWLLCRPGRRAYAASLAAMLAMTLAATTLLPSLWLHPLGPLSKNLPIAAALWLLWQSSARDGRSR, encoded by the coding sequence ATGACCACCCCGCCCCGCGCTCAGCCCATGCAGCAGCCCTTGCAGCTATTGCGCCTGAGCTTGGTCGCCGTCTGGCTGTGGACGGCCGCAGCCAGCTGGCTGCAGTGGCAGGGCGACAGCACCGCGCTCTTGGTAGCGGGCGGCATTGCTGATCCTCGCCTGCAAGCCTGGCTGATAGGCGGCGGCGCTGCGCTGGATCTGCTGCTGGGTCTGTGGCTGCTGTGCCGGCCCGGGCGCAGGGCCTATGCCGCATCGTTGGCAGCGATGCTGGCGATGACCCTGGCCGCCACCACCCTGCTGCCCAGCCTGTGGCTGCACCCGCTGGGCCCCTTGTCCAAGAACCTGCCGATTGCCGCTGCGCTGTGGCTGCTGTGGCAAAGCAGCGCCCGCGACGGACGGAGCCGATGA